From Echinicola soli, a single genomic window includes:
- a CDS encoding toxin-antitoxin system YwqK family antitoxin, protein MSFKLLFLSIFALFCIKSYAQDTVRTFYDEMKSIPMEIYLTKNKQVDGRYQLFYEDGSIQLQGNFVNGKREGVFVHFYPEHGDTLKTVHYQNGNRKGPALSYDEAGNLIQKAYFHEDMMEGTVESYFTDGTLKMKGQFVHNKPHGKHTDYYPDGTLRSESNYEEGMLDGSFKSFYENGKLQSEEHYAAGQLDGKVTSYYPNGQLKEQSFYDDGEQDDAFTGYHENGQIAKKGEYKNGRPDGLFKTFYPTGTTKEIIAYKKGKPIDKQILYYPSGKKSEVISYARDGVKQQHIFYHENGQVQKKVQLVGGLPQGQVIAYDENGNKQEVIPYQNGKWNGHYRRFDAAGNLILEQGFKNGKQHGDEKTYHPNGQPKTLTSYDFGWKHGPFQSLSPTGDILVEGSFWFNKKSSVWKYYDDKGTLIKTENYDKKGKLVE, encoded by the coding sequence ATGTCCTTTAAATTACTCTTCCTATCCATCTTTGCACTCTTCTGTATCAAAAGTTACGCACAGGATACGGTAAGAACCTTTTATGATGAGATGAAGTCCATACCAATGGAAATTTACCTCACAAAAAATAAACAAGTGGACGGTCGTTATCAGTTATTTTACGAGGATGGATCGATTCAGCTCCAAGGGAACTTTGTAAACGGAAAGCGGGAAGGAGTATTTGTGCATTTCTACCCTGAGCATGGTGATACGCTTAAAACAGTCCACTATCAAAACGGTAATAGAAAAGGCCCGGCTTTGTCTTATGACGAAGCTGGAAACCTCATCCAAAAAGCCTATTTTCATGAGGACATGATGGAAGGAACAGTAGAAAGTTACTTTACGGACGGCACCTTGAAAATGAAAGGACAATTTGTCCATAACAAACCCCATGGTAAGCATACAGACTATTATCCTGATGGTACTCTCCGCTCAGAATCCAATTATGAAGAGGGTATGCTGGACGGATCATTTAAGAGCTTTTATGAAAATGGAAAACTGCAATCTGAAGAGCACTATGCTGCTGGACAGCTGGATGGTAAAGTCACCTCTTACTATCCAAATGGACAACTAAAAGAGCAGTCTTTTTATGATGACGGCGAGCAGGACGATGCTTTTACAGGCTATCATGAAAATGGACAAATAGCCAAAAAGGGAGAATATAAAAACGGACGACCAGACGGTCTTTTCAAAACATTCTATCCCACAGGCACCACCAAAGAGATCATAGCGTACAAAAAGGGGAAACCGATAGACAAGCAGATACTCTACTATCCATCAGGAAAGAAATCCGAAGTCATCTCCTATGCTCGTGATGGGGTCAAACAGCAGCATATCTTTTATCATGAAAATGGCCAAGTCCAGAAGAAGGTCCAACTTGTCGGAGGGCTTCCACAAGGCCAGGTCATTGCCTATGATGAAAACGGCAATAAGCAAGAAGTAATCCCCTATCAAAACGGAAAATGGAATGGTCATTACAGGCGCTTTGATGCAGCAGGGAACCTGATATTGGAGCAAGGATTCAAGAATGGAAAACAGCACGGAGACGAAAAAACCTACCATCCCAATGGTCAACCCAAAACATTGACCTCTTACGATTTCGGATGGAAGCATGGCCCTTTCCAATCATTGAGCCCTACAGGGGATATTCTAGTGGAAGGAAGTTTTTGGTTCAACAAAAAATCCTCAGTTTGGAAATACTATGACGATAAAGGAACCCTCATAAAAACAGAAAATTATGATAAAAAGGGTAAATTAGTTGAATAA
- a CDS encoding phosphoribosylaminoimidazolesuccinocarboxamide synthase, translating to MNTAIKETQFEFPNQTGFYKGKVRDVYMFEDKIAVVASDRISAFDVVLPLPIPFKGQVLNQIAAKFLAATADIVPNWVIATPDPNVTIGKKCEPFKVEMVIRGYLAGHAWREYREGKRSICGVSLPEGLKENDKLPEPIITPTTKADEGHDEDISREDILANGIVSAEDYAILEKYTRALFLRGTEMAAEKGLILVDTKYEFGKAEGKIFLIDEVHTPDSSRYFYAKGYKENQEANQPQKQLSKEFVRQWLIANSFQGKEGQKVPNMPNKIVNDISDRYIELYEMITGEKFQKADNTNMMERIRKSIEVSI from the coding sequence ATGAATACGGCCATAAAAGAAACCCAATTCGAATTCCCGAATCAAACAGGTTTTTACAAAGGAAAAGTCCGGGATGTCTACATGTTTGAGGACAAGATCGCAGTAGTCGCCTCCGACAGGATCTCCGCTTTTGACGTGGTCCTTCCACTGCCCATTCCTTTTAAAGGTCAGGTGCTAAACCAGATAGCGGCCAAGTTTTTGGCAGCCACCGCTGACATCGTCCCCAACTGGGTGATCGCTACACCTGACCCCAATGTCACTATAGGCAAAAAATGTGAGCCTTTTAAGGTAGAAATGGTCATCAGGGGCTATCTCGCTGGCCACGCTTGGCGTGAATACCGGGAGGGAAAAAGGAGCATTTGTGGTGTCAGCCTTCCAGAAGGACTGAAAGAAAATGACAAGCTCCCAGAACCGATCATCACCCCTACCACCAAGGCAGACGAAGGGCATGATGAAGACATCAGCAGGGAAGACATCTTGGCAAATGGCATTGTCAGTGCGGAAGATTATGCCATCCTCGAAAAATACACTAGGGCACTCTTCCTCAGAGGAACTGAAATGGCCGCCGAAAAAGGCTTAATCCTAGTGGATACCAAGTATGAATTCGGGAAAGCTGAAGGCAAAATATTCTTGATCGACGAAGTGCATACTCCTGATTCCTCCCGCTACTTTTATGCAAAAGGCTATAAGGAAAACCAAGAAGCCAACCAGCCCCAAAAGCAGCTTTCAAAGGAATTTGTAAGGCAATGGCTGATCGCCAATAGCTTTCAGGGCAAAGAAGGCCAGAAAGTACCCAATATGCCCAATAAAATTGTAAATGATATTTCCGACCGTTATATTGAGCTTTATGAGATGATTACTGGTGAAAAATTCCAAAAAGCAGATAATACCAATATGATGGAAAGAATCAGGAAATCAATTGAAGTGAGCATTTGA
- a CDS encoding STAS domain-containing protein: MKYAVDKKEQYVIFTLQEEKLDSPLSPVLKSELLTVHAEGYRNLVLDMSQVKYADSSGLSALLVGHRAFSEDGGIFVISAPQDHVTKLIKISMLDKVLNVVDSIENAADKIFMHEIDGSKEEEEEEN; the protein is encoded by the coding sequence ATGAAGTACGCAGTAGATAAAAAAGAACAATACGTAATATTCACCTTGCAGGAAGAAAAGTTGGATTCTCCCCTTTCTCCTGTCTTGAAGTCAGAACTATTGACCGTCCATGCCGAAGGCTATAGAAACCTGGTCCTGGACATGAGCCAAGTAAAGTATGCTGACTCCAGCGGACTAAGTGCGCTACTGGTGGGCCACCGTGCCTTCAGTGAAGATGGCGGCATCTTTGTCATCTCCGCTCCCCAAGACCATGTCACCAAGCTTATCAAAATATCCATGCTAGACAAGGTCCTTAATGTAGTAGATTCTATTGAAAATGCCGCTGACAAGATCTTTATGCATGAGATCGATGGAAGTAAGGAAGAGGAAGAAGAGGAAAACTAA
- a CDS encoding ribonuclease Z, translated as MEFSVTILGSNSAVPAHNRNQTSQIVTLGSKLLMVDCGEATQIQLQRYKIRSFKIDHIFISHLHGDHYLGLMGVISTFHLNKRKTPLTIYGPRGLDEIITTQLKYSNTKLNYPLRFVRTDPNEKQLLVDAKKFMVYSFPLKHRLPCTGFLIVEKPGLRHINKEKLQEQPLSIPAINVLKNGKDFRDKDGNVFTVEEFTNPPDPIRKYAFCSDTIFDEALVPYLKEVDLLYHESTFMESECERAAETFHCTASQAATIAKKANVKQLLLGHYSTRYVELEPLLEEASSVFDRCQLSIEGETYHL; from the coding sequence TTGGAATTTTCGGTTACTATTTTAGGCTCCAATTCTGCCGTTCCTGCCCATAACAGGAACCAGACTTCCCAGATCGTCACCCTTGGCAGTAAATTACTGATGGTCGACTGTGGAGAAGCCACCCAAATCCAGTTACAGCGTTACAAAATCCGGTCGTTTAAGATCGACCATATCTTTATATCGCATTTGCATGGAGATCACTACCTCGGACTGATGGGCGTGATCTCCACTTTTCATCTCAACAAGCGAAAAACGCCCCTCACCATCTATGGTCCCCGTGGACTGGACGAGATCATCACCACGCAACTTAAGTACAGCAATACGAAATTGAACTACCCGCTCCGTTTTGTCCGGACAGATCCGAACGAAAAGCAACTGCTGGTAGATGCCAAAAAGTTTATGGTGTACAGTTTTCCGCTGAAGCACCGCTTACCGTGTACAGGATTCCTGATCGTGGAAAAGCCCGGTCTTCGCCACATCAACAAAGAAAAACTCCAAGAACAGCCACTGAGCATCCCTGCCATCAACGTACTCAAAAACGGCAAGGACTTTAGGGATAAAGACGGAAACGTATTTACCGTCGAGGAATTTACCAACCCGCCAGATCCCATACGTAAATATGCCTTCTGCTCTGATACGATCTTTGATGAAGCATTAGTGCCCTACTTGAAAGAAGTAGACCTGCTCTACCACGAATCCACCTTTATGGAATCGGAATGTGAAAGGGCTGCAGAAACCTTTCATTGTACAGCCAGTCAAGCTGCCACCATTGCCAAAAAAGCCAATGTCAAGCAGTTACTGCTGGGACATTATTCCACGCGGTATGTTGAGCTGGAACCTTTGCTGGAGGAAGCCAGCAGTGTTTTTGACCGATGCCAGCTCAGTATCGAAGGAGAAACGTATCATCTCTAG
- a CDS encoding queuosine precursor transporter — protein sequence MSTTADQNFQNKKTTLFIVLSGIFLTNAILAELIGVKIFSGEATLGLEPANWTFFGEYVLDFNLTAGAVIWPVVFITTDIINEYFGKKGVRKISFLTAGFIAYAFIFIVIVTALPPAKFWLDVNSTDPNGNPFNIEYAFDVIFRQGLGIIIGSLTAFLLGQLIDVYVFQKLRKITGAKMIWLRATGSTLVSQLIDSFVVLGIAFYVFGNWSIEQLIAVGIINYIYKFTVAIILTPLLYVGHNIIDDYLGKEYAERMAEEASGNTSF from the coding sequence ATGTCCACCACCGCCGACCAAAACTTCCAAAACAAGAAGACCACACTGTTCATCGTGCTGAGCGGGATCTTCTTGACCAATGCCATCCTGGCCGAACTCATCGGGGTAAAAATATTTTCCGGTGAGGCCACCTTGGGGCTTGAACCTGCCAATTGGACGTTTTTCGGGGAATATGTACTGGACTTTAACCTTACGGCTGGAGCGGTGATCTGGCCGGTGGTCTTTATCACCACAGACATCATCAATGAGTATTTTGGCAAAAAAGGAGTGCGCAAAATCAGCTTCCTCACGGCGGGCTTTATTGCCTATGCGTTTATTTTTATAGTCATTGTCACCGCCTTGCCCCCTGCAAAATTCTGGCTGGATGTCAACAGCACCGACCCCAATGGCAATCCCTTCAACATAGAATATGCCTTTGACGTTATCTTCCGGCAAGGCTTGGGAATCATCATTGGCTCCTTGACCGCATTCTTGCTGGGGCAGTTGATCGACGTATATGTCTTCCAAAAACTCCGGAAGATCACCGGTGCCAAAATGATCTGGCTGCGTGCCACCGGCTCCACCCTGGTTTCCCAACTGATCGACTCTTTCGTGGTATTGGGGATCGCTTTTTACGTCTTTGGCAATTGGTCCATCGAGCAGCTGATCGCTGTGGGCATCATCAATTACATTTACAAATTCACCGTCGCCATCATCCTCACTCCCCTACTCTACGTGGGACACAATATCATCGATGATTACCTCGGCAAAGAGTACGCCGAACGAATGGCCGAAGAAGCCTCAGGGAACACTTCTTTTTAA
- a CDS encoding serine hydrolase domain-containing protein, protein MKHQLSLIILSFIILSQKAYSQDKSDSEVVSKAIDKHGKDFLKNKDITSVSIGVLKDGEVYTQHFGELEKGKGNIPSNESIYEVGSVTKTMTGYLVAEAVVARKIKLEDDIRLYLKGDYPNLEYNNKPVTIKHLLTHTSGLPMSLPTELNGVFESLDENVPKEYYEIEKSYDKEKFLADLKNVSLTVEPGTKYSYSNTGAELIGYVLEKVYRKSLDRLLKESFLDEYEMLSTAIELNETQTRKLVRGYWMSNTTLSPILLNQLWATAGGIKMNLTDMIRYMELQLNTEDPIVSESHKVLYDNKTLKVAYFWRAWNDKYGPSYNHHGGTTGTQNWLFIFPDHKLGISIITNQSGPKTPNLLSKTVKKILKDIIKA, encoded by the coding sequence ATGAAACATCAGTTATCGCTAATAATTCTAAGCTTCATCATATTATCCCAAAAAGCTTACTCTCAAGATAAAAGCGATAGTGAAGTCGTTTCAAAAGCAATTGATAAACACGGAAAAGACTTTTTGAAAAATAAAGACATTACTTCAGTTTCCATAGGTGTGCTCAAAGATGGAGAAGTCTACACCCAACACTTTGGAGAACTTGAAAAAGGCAAGGGCAATATCCCTAGTAATGAATCGATCTATGAAGTTGGCTCTGTAACCAAAACTATGACCGGATATTTGGTTGCCGAGGCTGTAGTTGCCAGGAAAATCAAATTAGAGGATGATATTAGACTATATCTAAAAGGAGATTATCCAAATTTGGAATACAACAATAAGCCTGTAACCATAAAGCACCTACTAACCCATACAAGTGGCTTACCTATGTCTTTGCCAACAGAATTAAATGGGGTATTTGAAAGCCTAGATGAAAATGTGCCTAAAGAATACTATGAAATAGAAAAGTCTTACGACAAAGAAAAATTCTTAGCGGACTTAAAAAATGTTTCCCTAACCGTTGAGCCAGGCACTAAATACTCTTATTCCAACACTGGAGCAGAATTGATTGGATATGTATTGGAAAAAGTATATAGGAAAAGCCTAGATCGTCTATTGAAAGAGAGTTTTTTAGATGAATACGAAATGCTTAGCACTGCAATCGAGTTAAACGAGACACAAACCAGAAAGCTCGTACGTGGATATTGGATGAGCAATACAACACTTTCACCTATTCTACTTAACCAATTATGGGCAACCGCAGGTGGCATAAAAATGAACCTGACAGATATGATACGCTATATGGAATTACAATTGAATACCGAGGATCCTATTGTTTCTGAATCCCATAAAGTGCTTTATGATAATAAGACACTCAAAGTTGCCTATTTTTGGAGAGCATGGAATGATAAATATGGCCCATCTTACAATCATCATGGAGGAACAACTGGCACTCAAAATTGGCTTTTCATTTTTCCTGATCATAAATTAGGTATTTCCATAATAACAAATCAAAGTGGTCCAAAAACGCCAAATCTTCTAAGTAAAACTGTAAAAAAGATTTTGAAAGACATAATTAAAGCATAA
- a CDS encoding MepB family protein encodes MDSNLNQINTEIYKKCGLNISGIHLEKESKEYNACRFELNGQKIISRNAKITPKKVGQFVTFWKRNENGPIEPLEENDQIDFYVVNVRTESEFGQFVFPKSVLIKKGIISTENKEGKRAFRVYPNWDIVKSKQAERTQKWQLDYFYKIDDLTDIEKVTKLYKTK; translated from the coding sequence ATGGACAGTAATTTGAACCAAATAAATACGGAAATATATAAAAAATGCGGACTGAACATTTCAGGGATCCATCTCGAAAAAGAAAGTAAAGAATATAATGCCTGCCGATTTGAATTAAACGGACAAAAAATTATAAGCAGAAACGCTAAAATCACCCCTAAAAAAGTTGGACAATTTGTGACATTCTGGAAGCGGAATGAAAACGGACCAATTGAACCGCTTGAAGAAAATGACCAAATTGATTTTTATGTTGTAAACGTGAGGACTGAAAGTGAGTTCGGACAGTTTGTTTTTCCAAAATCTGTGTTGATTAAAAAAGGAATAATCTCAACGGAAAACAAAGAAGGAAAAAGAGCATTTCGAGTTTATCCGAATTGGGACATTGTTAAAAGTAAACAAGCGGAACGAACTCAAAAATGGCAATTAGACTATTTTTACAAAATAGATGATTTAACGGACATTGAAAAGGTAACGAAACTGTATAAAACTAAATAA
- a CDS encoding bile acid:sodium symporter family protein gives MSQLKNILTKAGLNGFFLALIGTIVLANIFPELGAEDSIIPFKEITHYGVSVIFFFYGVKMDPVKLKSGLGNWKLHLLIQSTTFLVFPAVVTLVKCLVGAGDDPMWLGALYLSALPSTVSASVVMVSIAGGNVPAAIFNASISSIVGIFITPIWMEFFLEGSEMTFDLLHTFWQLSLQVLFPVMGGFLLHRVLGPWVSRHSTALKNLDQTIILMIVFSAFSAAVGRGMFEGRSWSFLVGLGGLMLLLFLMMAALMYGMGRLLGFERADQITVLFCGSKKSLIQGAAMGKVLFPDPVTFGVVLLPLMLYHALQLVTGSMIAQQLAQRSKEGIENGVG, from the coding sequence ATGAGTCAACTTAAAAACATCCTTACCAAAGCCGGTTTGAACGGCTTTTTTCTGGCCTTGATAGGGACGATTGTTCTGGCCAATATATTTCCTGAGCTGGGAGCAGAGGACAGCATTATTCCGTTTAAGGAGATCACTCATTACGGGGTATCGGTGATTTTCTTCTTTTACGGCGTAAAGATGGATCCTGTCAAATTGAAATCAGGATTGGGCAATTGGAAACTGCACCTCCTTATCCAGAGCACTACGTTTTTGGTTTTTCCTGCTGTGGTGACCTTGGTAAAGTGCCTTGTGGGGGCAGGAGATGATCCGATGTGGCTAGGAGCCCTGTACCTTTCTGCATTGCCATCTACCGTCTCCGCTTCGGTGGTGATGGTGTCCATTGCTGGTGGCAATGTCCCCGCAGCGATCTTCAATGCCAGTATTTCCAGTATCGTGGGGATTTTTATTACTCCGATATGGATGGAATTTTTCTTGGAAGGAAGCGAAATGACCTTTGATTTGCTGCATACCTTTTGGCAGTTGAGTTTACAAGTGCTGTTTCCAGTGATGGGAGGGTTCCTTTTACATCGTGTCTTGGGGCCTTGGGTCAGTAGGCACAGCACAGCCCTCAAAAACCTTGACCAGACGATTATCTTGATGATCGTTTTTTCGGCCTTTTCTGCCGCTGTGGGCAGGGGGATGTTTGAAGGGAGGAGTTGGTCCTTTTTGGTGGGATTGGGAGGATTGATGTTGCTGTTGTTTTTGATGATGGCAGCCTTGATGTATGGCATGGGAAGGCTGTTGGGATTTGAGCGGGCCGACCAGATTACAGTGCTCTTCTGCGGCTCCAAAAAATCCCTCATCCAAGGTGCCGCAATGGGCAAAGTACTCTTTCCCGATCCCGTGACCTTTGGGGTGGTCTTACTTCCCTTGATGCTTTACCACGCTTTGCAGCTGGTGACTGGCAGCATGATCGCTCAGCAGCTGGCGCAGAGGAGTAAGGAAGGTATTGAAAATGGCGTGGGGTAA
- a CDS encoding TrmH family RNA methyltransferase: protein MISKNTLKFIKSLQQKKFRKQEDAFFVEGAKNVTELLLSDFEVTHLLYTAKYHEEHSQLISSSNAASHEVSPKTLESAGSFKTNDAALAVAKIKKNTPFDIRKGELAIALDDVRDPGNLGTIIRIADWYGIHKLVLSSQTADFYNPKVLHSSMGSFTRVSFFYTDLEAYLPQQPLPVYGAFLEGENIHKRTLAPEGIILMGNEANGISPRLEKMVTEKLTIPRFGHAESLNVAIATAVICDNFRRGG from the coding sequence ATGATCAGCAAAAATACGCTTAAGTTTATTAAATCCTTGCAACAGAAAAAATTCCGTAAACAGGAGGACGCTTTTTTTGTGGAAGGCGCCAAAAATGTAACGGAATTACTGCTTTCGGATTTTGAAGTTACGCATCTTCTTTATACTGCCAAATATCATGAAGAACATTCCCAGCTGATCAGTTCCTCTAATGCTGCAAGTCATGAAGTGTCCCCAAAGACCTTGGAGTCTGCTGGCTCTTTTAAAACCAACGACGCAGCCCTAGCAGTAGCCAAAATTAAGAAAAATACTCCATTTGACATCAGAAAAGGTGAACTGGCCATTGCGCTGGATGATGTGCGTGATCCTGGAAACCTGGGTACCATCATCCGGATCGCCGACTGGTACGGGATCCATAAGTTGGTGCTTTCTTCACAAACAGCCGATTTTTATAATCCCAAAGTACTACATTCCAGTATGGGTTCTTTTACACGGGTGTCTTTTTTTTACACCGACCTTGAAGCTTATCTGCCTCAGCAACCATTACCGGTTTATGGGGCGTTTTTGGAGGGAGAAAACATCCACAAGCGAACGTTGGCACCAGAGGGGATTATTCTTATGGGCAATGAGGCCAATGGAATCAGTCCCCGGCTTGAGAAAATGGTGACTGAGAAACTGACCATTCCTCGATTTGGCCATGCCGAATCCCTTAATGTGGCCATTGCCACCGCGGTAATTTGTGATAATTTTAGGAGAGGGGGCTAA
- the tamL gene encoding translocation and assembly module lipoprotein TamL, translating to MNKTKYINFILALLLLSSCSLTKGLKEGEYLIYDVDLKGIKKANEVKVKQLIKQFPNTRIPILNFSPGVFVYNIGEANYDSVKVAQKMASIQAKQRDIQAQLETDPNNNKLEKQYYKYANRTDDLKKKLNYGNWFMRTGNPKTVHDSAKTAESEREIQNYLVNHGFFEAEVSTQVQRKRKKMYITYKVEENSPYLIDSSYTKTGDANISRLLEMDTENSLVHTGQRYNQDNLTKERQQVEDLLKNNGYYTFSKTYIEYNVYKDTLDKNVVIEQVIRKPSYAEQHKVYTIDSVIFEISTPTEVITDQEVQREYDDISYIMYRDRYSEKIIDSRVFIDKGALYNRAEVLETQRQLANLDIFRYINISFDTLGNHITTRIQTQPNEKYQITNQLGASITEQLPGPFFSHSLRNRNLFRGLEIFEFNFRAGLEGVASATAEGGVYRSRELSTSASVIFPQFLLPFSRKGLKRYGRYNPRTRTLIGYNYVNRPEYIREGFNTIIAYNWATRNQRQQYSVNILDANLIRSNLDPVFEERLLELQEQGNNLINSFQSSYVSSVSGQVIINFNQYGLWQRNRSSLWRLNFESGGTTINLLNKSHFQNRSLKYFQFLKFQSDFRRYIPLSRKSTFAYRINAGLAVPYGISDGVLPYEKYFFAGGSTSIRAWSPRRLGPGSFTPQTDEEGYFDYRYEQPGDILLEGMFEIRRELFGYFDGVFFVDAGNTWTLKEDPTREGSQFKPKTFVREIAVGTGIGLRMDFDFLVLRLDMGIKAIDPAQPEGERFVLDNLSFKKPLGEKGQTVFNIGIGYPF from the coding sequence GTGAATAAAACCAAATATATAAACTTTATTCTTGCCTTGCTGTTGCTTTCGTCATGTTCTTTGACCAAGGGGCTCAAAGAGGGCGAATACCTGATTTATGATGTTGACCTTAAAGGCATCAAAAAAGCCAATGAAGTAAAAGTCAAGCAGCTGATCAAACAGTTCCCCAACACTCGGATACCCATTCTGAATTTTTCCCCGGGTGTCTTCGTTTACAATATCGGCGAAGCCAACTATGACAGCGTAAAAGTGGCCCAAAAAATGGCTTCCATACAAGCCAAACAGCGTGATATTCAAGCCCAACTCGAAACCGATCCTAACAACAACAAACTAGAAAAACAGTATTACAAATACGCCAATAGAACAGACGACCTCAAAAAGAAACTGAACTATGGCAACTGGTTCATGCGAACGGGAAACCCAAAAACCGTCCATGACAGTGCCAAAACGGCTGAGTCAGAAAGAGAAATCCAAAACTACTTGGTCAACCATGGTTTTTTTGAGGCGGAAGTGAGCACGCAAGTACAACGGAAAAGGAAAAAGATGTACATCACCTATAAAGTAGAGGAAAACAGTCCCTACCTTATAGACAGCAGCTACACCAAGACTGGTGATGCCAATATTTCACGTTTATTGGAGATGGACACCGAAAACAGTCTCGTACATACCGGCCAGCGGTACAACCAAGACAACCTCACCAAAGAGCGCCAGCAAGTCGAAGACCTGCTCAAAAACAACGGCTACTATACCTTCTCCAAAACCTATATCGAATATAATGTCTACAAGGATACACTAGACAAGAATGTAGTCATCGAACAGGTCATCAGAAAACCCTCCTATGCAGAGCAGCACAAAGTTTACACGATCGATTCGGTGATCTTTGAGATCTCTACGCCCACAGAAGTCATTACAGACCAAGAAGTGCAAAGGGAATATGACGACATCTCCTATATCATGTACCGTGACCGCTATTCGGAAAAAATCATTGATTCCAGGGTTTTTATAGACAAAGGAGCGCTCTATAACAGGGCCGAAGTACTGGAAACCCAACGACAGCTGGCCAATTTGGATATTTTCCGCTATATCAATATTTCTTTTGATACACTGGGCAATCACATTACGACACGTATTCAGACCCAGCCCAATGAAAAATACCAAATCACCAACCAGCTGGGTGCCAGCATCACGGAACAACTGCCAGGGCCATTTTTCAGCCATTCGCTTCGAAACAGGAACCTCTTTCGGGGACTTGAGATATTTGAATTCAATTTTCGGGCCGGCCTGGAAGGAGTGGCATCGGCCACGGCAGAAGGGGGCGTTTACCGTAGCCGGGAGCTCAGCACCTCCGCTTCGGTGATTTTTCCCCAATTTTTGCTCCCCTTTAGCAGGAAAGGGCTCAAACGCTATGGCCGGTATAACCCCCGAACCAGAACACTGATCGGATATAATTATGTAAATAGGCCGGAATACATCCGGGAAGGATTCAATACGATAATTGCCTATAATTGGGCTACCAGAAACCAGCGGCAGCAATATAGCGTCAACATACTGGACGCCAACCTGATCAGGTCTAATTTAGATCCCGTTTTTGAGGAGCGTCTGTTAGAACTCCAGGAGCAAGGTAACAACTTGATCAATTCATTCCAGTCCTCTTACGTCAGCAGTGTTTCCGGTCAGGTCATCATCAACTTCAACCAGTATGGCCTCTGGCAAAGAAACCGGTCTTCCCTGTGGCGACTTAACTTCGAAAGTGGTGGTACCACCATCAACCTCCTGAACAAATCCCACTTTCAAAACCGCAGTTTGAAATACTTCCAATTCCTGAAGTTCCAGTCAGACTTCAGGAGATATATTCCGCTCAGTAGGAAAAGTACCTTTGCCTACCGTATCAATGCAGGACTGGCGGTTCCTTATGGTATAAGTGACGGGGTGTTACCCTATGAAAAGTACTTCTTTGCTGGGGGAAGTACCAGTATCCGGGCTTGGTCGCCAAGGCGCTTGGGACCGGGATCATTCACCCCCCAGACAGATGAAGAAGGCTATTTTGACTACCGTTATGAGCAGCCGGGAGACATTTTGCTGGAAGGGATGTTTGAGATCAGGCGTGAGCTCTTTGGGTATTTTGACGGAGTATTTTTCGTAGATGCAGGTAACACGTGGACCCTAAAAGAAGACCCCACCCGTGAAGGCTCCCAGTTTAAGCCAAAAACCTTCGTTCGGGAAATTGCGGTGGGCACAGGGATCGGACTGCGGATGGATTTTGATTTTCTGGTGCTCAGACTGGATATGGGAATCAAGGCCATCGACCCGGCCCAGCCAGAGGGTGAACGCTTTGTCCTTGACAACCTTTCATTTAAAAAACCCCTGGGCGAAAAAGGACAAACGGTATTTAACATTGGTATTGGATATCCTTTCTAA